One segment of Megachile rotundata isolate GNS110a chromosome 6, iyMegRotu1, whole genome shotgun sequence DNA contains the following:
- the LOC100882670 gene encoding uncharacterized protein LOC100882670: protein MQPFSTGSTMATETPTSLPPERVTSPAPCKNLTFSIAKIMEPDKRLTEQTNQQTTAQPPPPPTTTPTTSSILQQPPSLPSLTYSAHLESAFKKYVPTLRHQNLLQPYSLLYYHPNSLLRAFPAPPPAAPTVPQSSPTPTAIQEAFSRVSLTETSPESQRGKKSPGPRSNELSTTNKQKTFTCLECGKVFNAHYNLTRHMPVHTGARPFVCKICGKGFRQASTLCRHKIIHTAEKPHKCPTCGKAFNRSSTLNTHRRIHANYKPFVCEYCHKGFHQKGNYKNHKLTHSGEKAYKCNICNKAFHQIYNLTFHMHTHNDKKPFSCKICGKGFCRNFDLKKHMRKLHDTGIPVLNGLGTSSESHNQQSGYASVHHGPTSFVSPFLLPPPGSTSYLSKML from the coding sequence ATGCAACCGTTCTCGACTGGCAGTACAATGGCGACCGAAACACCGACCAGCCTTCCGCCAGAGAGGGTCACCTCACCGGCGCCCTGCAAAAATCTGACCTTCTCCATCGCGAAGATCATGGAGCCTGACAAACGTCTAACCGAGCAAACTAATCAGCAGACAACAGCTcaaccaccaccaccgccaACGACGACACCAACGACGTCAAGTATTCTCCAACAACCACCCAGTCTACCTTCGTTGACGTATTCCGCTCACCTGGAATCGGCCTTCAAGAAGTACGTGCCAACGTTGAGGCATCAGAATCTGTTGCAACCCTATTCGCTCCTCTATTATCACCCAAACTCGTTGCTGAGAGCGTTTCCAGCGCCGCCGCCTGCGGCACCGACGGTGCCTCAGAGTTCACCGACACCCACCGCCATTCAAGAAGCCTTTTCGAGGGTGAGTCTGACGGAGACATCGCCGGAGAGTCAACGGGGCAAGAAGAGTCCAGGACCTCGAAGCAACGAGCTCAGCACCACCAATAAACAAAAGACTTTCACCTGTCTGGAGTGCGGCAAGGTATTCAACGCCCATTACAACCTGACCAGACACATGCCGGTCCACACCGGAGCACGTCCGTTCGTTTGCAAGATCTGCGGCAAAGGTTTCCGTCAGGCCAGCACCCTGTGCAGGCACAAGATCATCCACACGGCGGAGAAGCCGCATAAATGTCCGACCTGCGGCAAAGCGTTCAATCGCAGCTCGACTCTGAACACCCACAGGCGTATACACGCGAATTACAAGCCGTTCGTGTGCGAGTATTGTCATAAGGGGTTCCATCAGAAGGGCAACTACAAGAACCACAAGTTGACGCACAGCGGCGAAAAGGCGTACAAGTGCAACATTTGCAACAAGGCGTTCCACCAGATTTACAACTTGACCTTCCATATGCACACGCACAACGACAAGAAACCGTTCTCCTGTAAGATCTGCGGGAAAGGATTCTGCAGGAACTTCGATCTGAAGAAACACATGAGGAAGCTTCACGATACCGGAATACCGGTGTTGAACGGTCTCGGTACTTCCTCCGAGAGTCACAACCAACAATCGGGCTACGCGTCGGTTCATCATGGACCCACCTCGTTCGTCAGTCCGTTTCTGCTACCGCCACCAGGATCCACCAGTTATCTTAGCAAGATGTTGTGA